A window of Perognathus longimembris pacificus isolate PPM17 chromosome 6, ASM2315922v1, whole genome shotgun sequence contains these coding sequences:
- the Pax1 gene encoding paired box protein Pax-1, translating into MKFTLGLGSRALRVSWERTAAAAAGARAGGRAFGGGAARVSSPRPGRRGSRQAHALPLCLSGGGGARALPDCAGPSPRRSGARQLAGSRVMEQTYGEVNQLGGVFVNGRPLPNAIRLRIVELAQLGIRPCDISRQLRVSHGCVSKILARYNETGSILPGAIGGSKPRVTTPNVVKHIRDYKQGDPGIFAWEIRDRLLADGVCDKYNVPSVSSISRILRNKIGSLASEWNYYPVIWTFIEMLRGALSGSEGASYSPKMEDWAGVNRTAFPTTPAVNGLEKPSLEADIKYTQSASGLSAVGSFLPACAYPASNQHGVYSAPGGGYLAPGPPWPPAQGPPLAPPGTSVAVHGGELAAAMTFKHPSREVADRKPPSPGGKAPDALSLHGLPIPASTS; encoded by the exons ATGAAGTTCACCCTGGGCCTGGGGTCGCGGGCGTTGAGAGTGTCCTGGGAACGGACGGCCGCAGCAGCTGCAGGCGCTAGGGCGGGCGGCAGAGCATTCGGCGGCGGCGCAGCGCGCGTCTCCAGCCCGCGGCCAGGCCGCCGCGGCTCTCGGCAGGCGCACGCCCTCCCTCTATGCCTCTCCGGCGGTGGCGGCGCCCGAGCTCTCCCGGACTGCGCCGGGCCCAGCCCCCGCCGTTCCGGCGCCAGGCAGCTGGCTGGCTCGCGCGTCATGG AGCAGACTTACGGCGAAGTGAACCAGCTGGGCGGTGTGTTCGTCAATGGCCGTCCCTTGCCCAACGCCATCCGCTTGCGCATCGTGGAGTTAGCACAGCTGGGCATCCGACCCTGTGACATCAGTCGGCAACTCCGAGTCTCCCACGGCTGCGTGAGCAAAATCCTGGCGCGCTACAACGAAACCGGCTCCATCCTGCCCGGGGCCATCGGGGGCAGCAAGCCCCGTGTCACCACCCCCAACGTGGTCAAACACATCCGGGACTACAAGCAAGGAGACCCTGGCATCTTCGCTTGGGAGATCCGAGATCGGCTGCTGGCCGATGGCGTCTGTGACAAATACAACGTGCCCTCGGTGAGCTCCATTAGCCGAATCTTGCGCAACAAGATTGGCAGCCTGGC TTCCGAGTGGAATTATTACCCAGTCATCTGGACATTTATTGAGATGTTGAGAG GGGCCCTGTCCGGGAGCGAAGGTGCCTCCTACTCCCCCAAGATGGAAGACTGGGCTGGTGTGAATCGCACTGCCTTCCCCACTACTCCGGCAGTAAATGGGCTGGAGAAACCCTCCCTGGAGGCAGACATTAAATACACGCAG TCGGCCTCCGGCCTCTCCGCAGTGGGTAGCTTCCTCCCGGCCTGCGCCTACCCGGCTTCCAACCAGCATGGCGTGTACAGTGCTCCTGGCGGCGGCTACCTAGCCCCTGGCCCTCCTTGGCCGCCCGCCCAAGGACCGCCGCTGGCGCCTCCCGGGACCAGCGTGGCAGTGCACGGCGGGGAACTCGCGGCAGCAATGACCTTCAAACATCCTAGTCGAGAAG